Proteins found in one Oncorhynchus mykiss isolate Arlee chromosome 17, USDA_OmykA_1.1, whole genome shotgun sequence genomic segment:
- the LOC110493489 gene encoding LOW QUALITY PROTEIN: transmembrane channel-like protein 7 (The sequence of the model RefSeq protein was modified relative to this genomic sequence to represent the inferred CDS: substituted 1 base at 1 genomic stop codon), whose amino-acid sequence MERDSVFHNDRLGAPRNPLLDQLPSYQSLLYRRKPSASGSTKRRGSSRTRLGSSSSGKWGQTTLARQHEEKHRTQTLQRPVRELPKPMAEKRRDKDQRLEQAKDLSSWSQWRQGTRRTLRRLTEDGFEMLSNLELWRGDIHVIEGMFGTGILSYFSFLRFLVLLNFVMFLLMFGFVMLPIITGPHASGNTTFNHVDGFECSNYPSTSRRGLVVFHQHITDLLSGAGFLEQTYLFYGYYKVETIHFPKFTYNLPLAYLLVTIAYLFLSLIWIVKRSATGFKRKLVQDEDRFQSFCNKIFAGWDFCIVNDSAARLKRSSLLYELKTDLEEERIKQKMADRTRKEKCRIYVIRLILNLFVIAVLAACFYSIYIATNFSQKAQMTKVNFILDLIYEYLPSIVITLANFITPLIFSLIIQLXDYSPAFEIRFTLMRCVFMRLTSICVLLVSLWGQITSCQEGNCVCGYNHILYPCWESRVGQEMYKLMIFDFIIICAVTVFVEFPRKLIVDYCDCGLAKWWGQQEFAIPQNVLGIVYGQTICWIGTFYCPLLPAICTIKYFIIFYIKKVTLVNNCRPATRPFRASSSNFFFLAVLLIGLALACVPVTIGIAQISCSQACGPFVNYTTSWEVLPRTVSQLPAGARTFLLAISSEAFAVSLFVITCLAMFYVIALAGAHKRVINQLREQLVMDGRDKRFLIQKLCQAQRTCAIRSTGSGFQSHSSDRVSPSYRSNSGIFLVQPPPDSATHV is encoded by the exons ATGGAGAGAGACTCAG TGTTCCACAATGACCGTCTGGGAGCACCACGTAACCCACTACTGGACCAGCTCCCCAGCTACCAGTCTCTGCTGTACCGCAGAAAGCCCTCCGCCTCGGGTAGTACCAAGCGCCGTGGCAGCTCACGGACCAGGCTGGGCTCCTCCAGCAGTGGGAAATGGGGACAGACCACATTGGCCAGGCAGCATGAGGAGAAACACAGGACTCAGACCCTACAGAGACCAGTCAGGGAACTGCCCAAACCTATGGCGGAGAAACGCAGAGACAA GGACCAGCGTTTGGAGCAGGCCAAGGATCTGAGCAGTTGGAGCCAGTGGAGACAAGGCACCAGACGGACCCTGAGGAGGCTAACGGAGGATGGGTTTGAGATGCTCAGCAACCTGGAGCTCTGGAGGGGAGACATCCATGTCATTGAGG GGATGTTTGGCACAGGGATCCTGTCCTACTTCTCCTTCCTGCGTTTCCTGGTGCTGCTCAACTTCGTCATGTTCCTGCTCATGTTCGGCTTCGTCATGCTGCCCATCATCACCGGCCCCCATGCCTCAGGGAACACCACCTTCAACCACGTAGATG GCTTTGAGTGCAGTAACTACCCCAGCACCTCTCGCCGTGGCCTGGTGGTTTTCCACCAGCACATCACAGACCTCCTCTCAGGGGCG GGCTTTCTGGAGCAGACCTACCTCTTCTATGGTTACTACAAGGTAGAGACCATTCACTTCCCTAAGTTCACCTACAACCTGCCTCTGGCCTACCTGCTGGTCACCATAGCCTACCTCTTCCTCAGTCTCATATGGATAGTCAAAAG GTCTGCGACTGGCTTCAAGCGTAAACTGGTGCAGGACGAGGATCGCTTCCAGAGCTTCTGCAACAAGATCTTTGCCGGCTGGGACTTCTGTATCGTCAACGACAGCGCAGCCAGGCTCAAGAGGAGCAGTCTTCTTTATGAACTGAAG ACTGATTTGGAAGAGGAGCGCATCAAGCAGAAGATGGCAGACAGGACACGGAAGGAGAAGTGTAGGATCTACGTGATCCGACTGATCCTGAATCTGTTTGTGATCGCTGTACTGGCTGCCTGTTTTTACTCCATCTACATAGCCACCAACTTCTCCCAGAAAGCACAGATGACTAag GTGAACTTCATCCTGGACCTGATCTATGAGTATCTGCCTTCCATCGTCATCACCCTGGCCAACTTCATCACCCCCCTCATCTTCTCCCTCATCATCCAGTTGTAAGACTACTCCCCCGCCTTTGAGATCCGCTTCACTCTCATGAG GTGTGTGTTCATGCGCCTGACCAGTATCTGTGTGCTTCTCGTCTCCCTCTGGGGTCAGATCACCTCTTGCCAGGAAGGCAACTGTGTCTGCGGGTACAACCACATCCTCTACCCG TGTTGGGAGTCTCGCGTGGGCCAGGAGATGTACAAACTCATGATCTTTGATTTCATCATCATCTGTGCCGTCACTGTCTTTGTGGAGTTCCCTAGGAA actCATAGTGGACTACTGTGACTGCGGCCTGGCCAAGTGGTGGGGCCAGCAGGAGTTTGCCATCCCCCAGAACGTCCTGGGGATTGTGTATGGCCAAACCATCTGCTGGATCGGGACGTTCTACTGCCCCCTGCTGCCCGCCATCTGCACCATCAAGTACTTCATCATCTTCTACATCAAAAAG GTGACCCTGGTGAATAACTGCCGCCCGGCCACCCGTCCGTTCCGAGCCTCCAGCTCCAACTTCTTCTTCCTGGCTGTGCTGCTGATTGGCCTGGCACTGGCCTGTGTACCTGTCACCATTGGCATCGCACA GATCAGCTGTTCCCAGGCCTGTGGTCCCTTCGTTAACTACACCACATCCTGGGAGGTGCTCCCCCGGACGGTGTCCCAGCTGCCTGCAGGGGCACGCACGTTCCTCCTGGCCATCTCCTCTGAGGCCTTCGCCGTCTCCCTCTTTGTCATCACATG CCTGGCCATGTTTTATGTCATTGCTCTAGCTGGAGCGCACAAGCGAGTGATCAACCAACTGAGGGAGCAGCTAGTCATG GATGGGCGAGACAAGCGTTTCCTGATCCAGAAGCTGTGTCAGGCCCAGAGGACCTGTGCTATTAGATCTACAGGTTCGGGATTCCAGTCCCACTCCTCAGACAGAGTCAGCCCCAGCTACCGTTCCAACTCTGGGATCTTCCTGGTCCAGCCACCCCCGGACTCTGCTACTCATGTCTGA